Within the Candidatus Anaeroferrophillus wilburensis genome, the region CCTTTTCTCTTTGAATTCATGTCCAAACGGGTCAATGTCCAGCTGAACCGCCTGCAGCAGAAAAACCCCAACGCCTTCATGTTCATTGATGAACCGGGGCTCCAGTTTCTCTTCAGCGCCCTCTCCGGCTACAGCGACGTGCTTGCCCGGGAAGATATCGACAACCTGTTTGCCATGATCGAACGGCCCCGGGGCATCCACTTATGCGGCAACCCCGACTGGGATTTTCTCCTCGGCTTTGACATGGATATCGTTTCCATCGATCTCTATACCAACGCCAAGGTGCTGCCCCTCTACACCAACGCGATTATCAATTTCCTCAAGCGGGGCGGCCTCATCGTCTGGGGAATCGTGCCCACCAACATCGAACCTTTTAAGAAAGAAACCCTTGCCAGCCTGGTCAACCTGCTGGAAAGCACCTGGCAGGGACTCTATGACCAGGGCCTTGACCGGGAATTCCTACTTTCCAGAAGCCTCATATCACCGGCGACCTGCTGCCTGGTAAATCCGGACAAAGAAAAAACGGTGGAAAAAGCGTTTATGCTGACCAGAGAGCTTTCCGATCACCTGCGCACGGCCTACAAGCTGTCATAAATAACTTCAGGTATATTCGATGGCAAGAAAGGAGGGCAAAAAAGGAGGAGCAACCAATAGATCAGGTAGAGGAACAACAATAGTGTAGGGAGGAAAAAGGAGAAGAGGTATGAACTACAAAAAAAATTTATGTCTCACGGTTGCCGCTGCCCTGGGTCTGGTCTTGATTCTCAGCAGCCCGGTCATGGCCGCGGAAGAGATATGCATTGCCTGCCATGAAAAAGTTTCTCCGGGGCAGGTGGCCGACTGGCGGACCAGCAGACATGCGGGGGAAGATGTCACCTGTTCAACCTGTCACGGTGACAAGCATCAGAATGCCGATGACGGTCATCTTGCCCAACTGCCCAGTGAACAGGTCTGTGCCGAATGTCATGAAGAACAGTTCGGGCAGTTTTCCCATGGCAAGCACAATTTTGGCTGGACATCCCTGAATGCCATGCCCATTACCCACGTGGAGCCGGATGAACTGATGGAAGGCGGCCGAGGCTGCGGCGGCTGCCACAACATGGGCATCAAGAGCGACGCCCAGAAGCAGGAGCAGCTGGACAAAGGCTACCGTTACCAGAACAACTCCTGTGACGAGTGCCACACCCGCCACAGCTTCTCAAAAAAGGAAGCCCAGGATCCCCGGGCTTGTCAGCAATGTCACATGGGCTACGACCATCCCCAGTGGGAGATGTGGAGCAGCTCAAAACATGGTTCCCGCTGGTTTGCCAAAGAAGCAGGCCGCTTGGATAAAAACGCCCCGGCGCCCACCTGCCAAAACTGCCACATGCCGGATGGCAACCACAATAACCATACCGCCTGGGGTTTTCTTGGCGTCCGCCTGCCGCTGCCCAAAGATAGACAGTGGGCCGCAGACCAGGTAACTATCCTCAAAGCCTTGGGGGTCTTGAACCCCGAAACCGGCGAACCCACCGTTCGACTCGAAGCGGTTAAAGCGGTTGACCTGGCCCGTCTGACCCAGGAAGCCTGGGAAACCGAGCGGGAAAAGATGATCAAAACCTGCACCCAGTGCCATGCAGAGCAGTATGCCCGCCGGCAATTGGAGATGGGTGACACCATGCTGATGAAAGCCGACCGGCTGTTGGCTGAAGCCATTGAAGTCGTTGCCGGGCTCTACAAGGACGGCACTATCAAGAAACATGACAACTATGCCTTTGCCTACCCTGACTTCCTCTATTTCATGCGGACCGGCGGCGGCAACCTGGACCAAGCAACCTTCATTGAGCAGGTGTTGTTTCAGATGTACATGAAACACCGGATGCGCACCTACCAGGCTCATTTCCACGTCAATCCCGACTATGCCTACTGGTACGGCTGGGCAATGATGACCAAGGATCTGGTGGAAATCAAGGAACTGGCCCATACCATGCGCGCCACCCATAAATAAGGCCACCTTATCCAAGAGGGCGCCCCCGCCCAAGAGGGCGCCCCCGCCCAAGGGGCGCCCTCTCTTTATCCGCAGGCCATAATCCCGGTAGTGGAGACCTGATGGATGAAAAAACGTTCCCCAAACAATCCTCTTCTGATAAAATGATACCGTCTCTACTTCCGAGAAAACAATTGTCGTTATTGCTACCTTTTATGAAGCTACCATTCTTGAGGTTGGAGCGTGGTTCAAAGCGGTTTCGGGCGCCTGGTAAATCACCCGGATGGTGATTCACGGCGGACGCCTCGTAGCCGGCCAAGGATGGCCGGGGAGAATGAGCGTGAGCTATGCTCCAACATCAAGGACAACCATTTTTTCCTTAGATCGGGCCACGCAAGCGGTCTGCGGACACTTTTTTTAGCAGGGAAACTATCGATGGCCGAAAAAATCCGCATTCTTTTCCTGTGCACCGGCAACTCCTGTCGCAGTCAGATGGCGGAAGCCTGGACTCGGCAGCTGAAGGGGGCTCTTATCAATCCTTATTCCGCCGGCATCCTGAAACATGGCCTCAACCCCGACGCGGTCACCGTCATGAGGGAAGCAGGCATCGACATCTCCGGCTACCGGAGCAAGACCGTCAGCGAGCTTCCCGCCGATCTCACCTTCCACTATGTTATAACCCTGTGCGACAATGCGGCTGAAACCTGTCCGTTTTTCCCGGCGGAAACCGCCGTCATGCACCGCGGCTTCGATGATCCGCCACAGCTTGCCCGTGGTGCCGCGACAACAGAAGAGCGTCTGGCACCCTACCGGCGGGTAAGGGATGAGATAAAGGCCTTCATCCTGACACTTCCCCCAGCCCTCAGCACAACCTGAGTAATCCCCGTGCCACTGCCGCCCGGAAATCACCCCCAAGCACTCCAGGCATGGAATTTCTTTTTGTGCTTTTTTTTTACACATCATGTCAATTCCGGCTTGAATTTTGTGCAAAAAAGTACTATGTAGCAATCAGATACCATACTTTTATGACAGAAAAGACGTGTGGGAAAAACAACCATAGAAAGGGAGGTAGATCATGATCAGAAGAAGATCGCTATTGTTCAGCACAGTCCTGCTGCTTGCCATGGGAATGATGGTGGCGGTACCCGGCAATGCTCTGGCCAAAGAAAAGAAAATCCGCCTTTCTTACAGCATCTTTTTTCCCCCCACCCATGCCCAGTGTAAAGCCGGCGAAGCATGGGCCAAGGAAATCGAAAAAAGAAGTGGTGGCAAAGTAGAGATCATTGTTTATCCCGGTGGCACGCTGACCAAAGCGCCCCAGGTCTACGATGGCGTGGTCAAGGGAATCTCTGACATCGGCATGTCCTGCTTTGCCTACACCCGGGGAAGATTCCCCCTTCTGGAAGGTCTGGATCTGCCAGTCGGATACCCTGACGGCAAGACTGCCACCCGTATTGCCACGGCAATCACCAAAAAATTCAATCCCCAGGAAATCCAGGACACCAAAGTCCTCTATGTCCATGCCCATGGTCCCGGCGTCCTGCACATGAAGAAAAAACCGGTACAGAATCTGGATGATCTCAAAGGAATGAAAATCCGCTCAACCGGACTCAGCGCCAAAATAATCCAGAGCCTCGGCGGACTTCCCGTTGCCATGCCCCAGGGAGACACCTACGAAGCCCTGCAGAAAGGAACCGTTGATGGCACCATCGGCCCCATAGAAGTACTCAAAGGCTGGAAACAGGGTGAAGTGGTGAAGTACAGCACCGATATCCCGGCGATCGGCTATACAACCTCTATGTTTGTGGTTATGAATCTGAATAAATGGCAGGCGCTGCCTGATGATATTAAGCAGATTTTTGACGACGTCAGTGCTGAGTGGGTCGATATCCAGGGAGCTGCCTGGGACGAAGCCGATGCCGCCGGCCGGGCCTACACCCTGGAACGGGGCAACCAGGTCGACGCCCTCACCCCGGATGAAAGCAAACGGTGGGTTGATAAAGTCAAACCGATTCTGGATGACTATGTGGCCAAAACCACTGCCGCCGGCTTGCCCGGTGACAAGGTCCTAGCCGAAATCAAAACCATGCTGCAGTAAGCGGTGTGCCCGGAGCAGCCGCTCAGCTGCTCCGGGCACATGGAAATATCTCCAAACACCTTTGAATAAACAATCATTACGGCACCTCACGTGGATGACTTTTACTGAAAGTGCTGTCTGAGTTTTCTCCTATGCAGAGAATAATTTATTCCATTGTCCGGCTGATGAACTATCTGGCGGCCGCCAGCGTCATGGCTATGACCCTGCTGACGTCAGCCGATGTGGTTCTGCGGCTGTTCAAACACCCCATCCTGGGGACCTACGAACTTGTCGGCCTCCTGGGGGCACTCACCATTGCCTTTGCCATCCCCGCCACCACTCTGGCCAATGGTCATGTGGCGGTGGAGTTTGTCGTTGATAAACTGCCCCGGCGCTTCCAGAACCTGGTAACCGGCGGCACCCACTTGGTGAGCATCGCTCTCTTCGGCCTGATCACCTGGCAATCATACATTTATGCCCGTGATCTGCAAAGCACCGGTGAAGTTACTTTGAGCCTCCAGCTGCCGTTCTATCCGGTGGTCTACGCCATCGCAGCTGCCTGCCTGCTGGTCTGCTGCATCTTGCTTCTCAAGCTGTTCCATGCCGACAGGCAGGGTGTCGTTTCATGAGCCCCTGCGTCATCGGCATCATCGGGCTGGGAGCCTTGATTCTTTTACTGTTTGCCGGCATCCCGGTAGGCTTTGCCATGGCGGTAGTGGGTTTTTGCGGCTTCGTCAAATTGGTCAACCTGGATGCCGCCCTCTCCCTGCTGGCTAAGGACGTTTTTTCCACTTTCAGTTCCTATGGCCTGACGGTTATTCCCCTGTTCATTTTTATGGGTCAGGTCTCTTTCCATGCCGGCATCAGCCGGCGCCTGTATGATACCGCCTATGCCTTCATCGGCCATTTTCGCGGCGGATTAGCCATGGCAACCATTGGTGCCTGCACCGCCTTTGGTGCCATCTGCGGTTCTTCTCCGGCCACCGCAGCCACCATGGCCACCGTTGCCCTGCCGGAAATGAAGCGCTACCAATACGACATGGAACTGGCCACCGGGGCGGTCGCTTCCGGCGGCAGCCTGGGGATGCTGATCCCCCCCAGCGTTGTTTTTATTGTCTACGGCATCATGACCGAGCAGTCGATCGGCAAGCTGTTTATGGCCGGCATCATCCCCGGATTGATTATCGCCGCGCTCTTCTGTGTTGCCATTGCGATTTCCTGCCGCCGCAACCCGGAACTGGGGCCGCCCGGGCCGCCGGCAACCCTGCAGGAAAAGATCCGCTCCCTGAAGGGTACCGGGGAAACCCTGCTGCTTTTTTCCCTGGTCATGGGTGGACTCTTTGTCGGCTTTTTCACCCCCACCGAAGCCGGTGCTGTCGGTGCCCTGTGCAGCCTGCTGGTGGCGGCCATGGGCGGCAAACTGACTTGGAAGAAACTGCTGACCTCACTTTTTGAAACCACCAGGACCGCCTGCATGGTGATGATTATTGTCACCGGCGCCGTTGTCTTTGGCCATTTTCTGGCAGTCACCAGAATTCCCTATGATCTGGCCGGCTGGGTCGCCGGACTGCCCCTGCCCCGCTTCCTGATCATGATGGTCATTATCCTGGTCTACCTGCTCGGCGGCTGTTTTATCGACGCCTTGGCCCTTATCCTGCTGACCGTACCGATCTTTTATCCGGTGATCCTCTCACTGAACTACGACCCGATATGGTTCGGCGTCATTATTGTCCTGGTAACCCAAATGGGGGTGATCTCGCCGCCGGTGGGCATTAATGTCTATGTGGTCAAAGGAGTGGCGCCCGACATCCCCCTGACCACCATCTTCCGCGGCGTCCTGCCGTTTCTGGTGGCCCTGGTTCTGGGAACCATTCTGCTGATTGGCCTGCCGCCGCTGTCGTTGTTCCTCCCCGGCCTGATGCGCTGATCACGGCATCCCCCTTCCTTTTTCATCCCAAACTGGCAATCTTGAGACAAACCCGTTATAGTATGAACCACCTTTATACTATCTTTACACAGGTGATCTATAGACAGAAAAAAACGTTGATGGACTCTTAACCAGCTGCATAACTGATGTTGGACAACCTATGAAAAAAGCTTTGATTGCTGTCATTGAGGATGAAGTCGACATCCGCGAAGTACTGGAATACAACCTCGAGCGGGAAGGCTATCGGGTGATCAGTGCTGCCGACGGGATTCATGGACTCAAACTGGTGCTAAGCGAACAGCCAGACCTGGTACTTCTGGATCTGATGCTTCCCGGACTTGGCGGCCTGGATATCTGCCGGAGGCTGCAAGCCAACGAGGAAACCAATGCCATTCCGATCATCATGGTTTCCGCCCGCGGCGAGGAAAGCGATATTGTTGTCGGACTGAAGCTGGGAGCCGATGACTATATCGCCAAACCTTTCAGCCCCAAGGAACTGCTGGCCCGGGTTGAAGCGGTCCTTAGGCGGGGAGTCCTGCGGGAGGGAAAAGAGCTGCCGGAACGCCTCCAATACCAGGGTCTCACCATCGATCTGGCCCGCCATGAAATACTGGTGGACAATCTACCGGCAACCTTGACAGCGACGGAGTTTAAACTGCTCCACTTTCTGGCCAGCCATCCGGGACGGGTATTCACCCGGGATCACCTGCTGAACCATATAACCGGCGGCAATGAATTTATCATCGACCGGAACATCGATGTCCATATTCAGTCGATTCGCAAAAAACTGGCTGATCATCGCAATTACATCGAGACAATCCGCGGAGTTGGCTACCGGTTCCGCGATCAAAAGGGTTGATGGAAGACACCATGCTGCGTTCACGCCTGTTATGGAAAATCTATACCGTTTTTGCCGTCGCTATTCTGCTGTCCGCCGTCATCGTTGGCAGCTTGGTCATCAAGCACCTGAAGCATGATACCCACAGTGACATTCAAAACTCTCTCCAGGCCCAGGCCGCCTTACTGGCCGAGCTGGCCACCCCTTACTTTGGAAAGTTTTCCGACAAGCGGCTTTTGCAGCAGAAAGTCCACGCCCTGGGTGGGGAAATCGGTACCCGGCTGACGGTCATCAGTCCCGATGGCATTGTCCTGGCCGATTCGGAAAAAAATCCGCAGGCAATGGACAACCATGGGAGCCGTCCGGAAATCATGGAATCCCGCTACCATGCCTGTGGCGTCGCCCTGCGGCTCAGCGACACCCTGAAGACCCAGATGATGTATCTGGCCCGCGCTGTCTATGCCAACCAGGAACTGCTTGGTTATGTGAGAAGTTCGCTGCCCCTGGCAACCATTAACCAGCAGCTCGCCAGAATCAGGTGGCTGGTTGCCTCCAGCATCGGTCTCATAACCGTGACCGCCCTCCTGCTGGGCTTTTTTCTGGCCCGACATTTTATTCGACCATTAACCAGGATGACCGAGATGGCCGAAGCCATGGCAGAGGGGAACTTTGACGGCAAGCTGAAGATACAGCGCAAGGATGAGGTCGGCAGGCTTGCCCAGTCCCTCAACCGGATGGCAGTCAATTCCCGCCAACGCCTGGAAACCATCAATACCGATCGCCATAAACTTAATGCCATCCTCGCCAGCATGACGGAAGGGGTGGTGGCGGTAAACCAGGATAAACAGATTATTCACATAAATGACGCCGCCGCCAGACTTTTAGCAGTTGACCCGGCAACCTGTTTCGGCAGATCCATCTGGGAAGTGAGCAGGCGACAGCCGCTGTGCGACATCCTTGCCAGTGACAGCACGACTTTGCAAGAAACAAAAACCTCCATGAAGATCTCCTATGGAACCAGAAATCAGGAAATTGAAATCCATGCAGCCCCCCTGAAGGATGGTTCCGGACAGCCGGTGGGCGCTATGGCGGTGCTGCACGACGTCTCCGAGCTGCGCCACCTGGAAACTGTCCGCCGTGATTTTGTCGTTAATGCGTCCCACGAGTTGAAAACCCCCATTACCGCCATCAGGGGACTGGTGGAAACCATCCTTGATGACTTCGATCACATGTCCCCGGAGCAGCAGCTTCTCTTTCTCCAGAAGATCCGCAACCAGTCAGTTCGGCTGTCAGCAATCGTTGTTGATCTCATGGCCCTTTCCCGCTTTGAAACCCGGGATGATCTGATGCTCACCATTCCCCTTGACTTGGCAGACATCGCTACCCAGGCCATCAAAAGTCTGACCCCCTCGGCTGAGGAAAAGGAGCTGCAGCTTGATCTGGAGTTGGCTGAAATACCGCTGGAATTCATTGGCGATGAAGACGCTATCACCCAGGCAGTCACCAATCTACTTGATAACGCCATAAAATACACCCCCCCGCATGGTCATGTCTGGGTACGCTTGCGAACCTTTGGCAATGAGGCAATAATCGAAGTGGCAGACAACGGCATCGGCATTGAACCAAAAGATCAACAGCGTATATTTGAACGCTTCTACCGGGTCGACAAAGCCCGTTCGCGTGAGCTCGGCGGCACCGGGCTTGGCCTTGCCATTGTCAGGCATATTGCTATGGTCTACCGCGGCCGGGTTGAAGTTGAAAGTGTCCCGGGCCGGGGGAGCACCTTTCGCCTTATCCTGCCGCTGGCACCCGAAAATACGGGTCAAAAGTAAAACTGTGCTACATAATCCTTTTTACAGGAGCAAGGGAATGTCCAAACATCTAGAGCGGGAGCTGAATTACCTCAACAAAGAGTTGATGAGCATTGCCGCCATGGTTGAGAACGCAACGGAAAAGGCCCTGACTGCACTGGTGGAACGTCGTGAAGAACTGGCCAGGGAGGTCATTGAAGAAGATTATCTGATCAATGACAAAGAGGTAAAGATTGAGGAAGAATGCCTGAAAATTCTCGCCCTGCACCAACCGGTGGCCGTCGATCTTCGTTTTGTCATTACCGTCCTCAAAATCAACAATGATCTGGAGCGGGTCGGAGATCTGGCAGTCAATATTGCCGAACGAGCCGTGTATCTGGCCGCCAAAGAGATGCTGACGGTAACCCTCAATTTCCCCAAAATGGCTGCCGGCGTCAAGGAAATGCTGCAAGGCAGCCTTGATGCCCTGACCAGCAGGGATACCGACCTTGCCCGGCGAGTCATCGCCATGGATGATGCCATTGATGATGCCAACCGGGAAATGTACCTGGCTTTGCGGCGCCTGATGCGGGACAATCCGGCAACCATCAACAGAGCCCTGCACCTGGTTTCCGCCTCCCGTCACCTGGAGCGGATTGCCGATCTGGCCACCAATATCGCCGAAGATGTCATCTACATGGTTGAAGGCGAAGTTGTCCGCCACAAAGCGGCAAATTTTCTCAAGCTCGAAGATAAAGAGTAGCCCAATCTGCAGTCCCCCTTCTTCTACTCCCCATAGCAGGGGCAGTAACACAATGCTAAGCTACCCAGCTTCGGCTGTCATAGCAGATGCCCTGCAGATTTTTTTGGCAGGGCCGTTTTTCCTGCCCATCTTTATCATACCTTTATCTTTTCCTGTTATTGTTTCGCAGATTGTTTCCTAGAACCATTTTTTCACGCTCCACCATGAGATAGTATGTCTTCACTCTTGATTTTTGCTCTGCTGTGTCTGACCGCCACTGCTTACGTACTCGGACGCCAACGTTCGCTGAAGGCTGCTAAGCGGGCCGGCGGCATCAGCAAGCTGCATTCACGGCCATCATACTATGGAACCTTGGTCGCTCTCTGGTGCGGCCTGCCGGCTTTTTTGCTCTACGGCATCTGGCAGGCAGGCGAGTCAAGCATCATCACCCGCCTGGTTACCGCCTCCCTGCCGGAACACATCCGCTCACTGCCGGCCAATGAGCTGGGCCTGCTGATGAATGACGTCAAGAATATGGTCGCCGGCAACATTGTTTCATCGCACATGAACCAGGAAATGCTTGCTGCCGCCGAACATTATCGCTCACTGCTGTCCATAAGCCATGCGACCATTGCCGTTCTGGTGCTCGTTCTGGCGATCACCGCAACGCTCCTTGTTGCCCGTTGCATCAAACCGACGATGAGAGCCCGCAATCAGGTTGAAAAGGTCATGAACCTTCTGCTGCTCGCCTCATCAACGCTGGCCGTGTTCACTACCATCGGCATTGTTTTATCAGTCCTTTTTGAAGCCATCCGTTTCTTCAGAACGATTCCTGTCAGTGATTTCCTTTTCGGACTCACCTGGAGTCCGCAGATGGCTATCAGAACCGACCAGGTAGGCTCTTCCGGAGCGTTCGGAGCGGTGCCGATTTTCACCGGCACTTTGATGATTGCCGGGATCGCCATGATGGTAGCTGTTCCCTTGGGACTGATGTCAGCCATCTACCTGTCGGAATATGCCCGTCCTGCCGCACGTACGGTCGTCAAACCGCTTCTGGAAATCCTTGCCGGCATTCCAACGGTGGTCTATGGCTTTTTTGCCGCCCTGACCGTTGCCCCCCTGGTGCGTGGTTTCGGCAGCCGCCTCGGGCTTGACGTGTCATCGGAAAGTGCCCTGGTTGCCGGGCTGGTTATGGGAATCATGATTATTCCGTTTATCTCCTCCCTTTCCGATGACGTCATCAATGCGGTACCTCAATCTCTGCGGGACGGAGCTTATGCCCTGGGGGCCACCACATCGGAAACCATCCGCCAAGTGGTGATTCCGGCTGCATTGCCGGGAATCGTCAGCGGCGTCCTGCTGGCTGTTTCCCGGGCCATCGGTGAAACCATGATTGTCGTCATGGCCGCCGGCCTGAGTGCCAACCTGACCGCCAATCCCATGCAGGCGGTGACCACCGTAACCGTTCAGATTGTCACCCTGCTGGTGGGCGACCAGGAATTTGACAGCCCCAAAACATTGGCGGCTTTTGCCCTTGGTCTAGTGCTCTTCATCATCACCCTGGTGCTCAACATCATCGCTCTACAGGTGGTCAAAAAATATCGTGAACAGTATGAATAACGCACAGCCGACGAGAAGACCTGCCTATGAAATTGTCCAGGCCGGGCTGAGGAAACGCTACCGGGCTGAACGACGGTTCCGTTTCCTCGGAGGAGCGGCCATTGTCATCAGCCTCATGTTTCTGGCCATCCTCTTTGCCGACATCTGCGGGAAAGGCCTGCCGGCGTTCAGGCAGACACACATCAAGCTGCCGGTTTATTTTGATGCCGCCCTGCTCCCGGCCAATCAACTGGAAAAGGCCGATTACCAAAGCCTGGTAAAACAGGCCTGCCGCACCCTTTTCCCCGACGTGAAAGATCGACGGCAAAAACGGGCG harbors:
- a CDS encoding cytochrome C is translated as MNYKKNLCLTVAAALGLVLILSSPVMAAEEICIACHEKVSPGQVADWRTSRHAGEDVTCSTCHGDKHQNADDGHLAQLPSEQVCAECHEEQFGQFSHGKHNFGWTSLNAMPITHVEPDELMEGGRGCGGCHNMGIKSDAQKQEQLDKGYRYQNNSCDECHTRHSFSKKEAQDPRACQQCHMGYDHPQWEMWSSSKHGSRWFAKEAGRLDKNAPAPTCQNCHMPDGNHNNHTAWGFLGVRLPLPKDRQWAADQVTILKALGVLNPETGEPTVRLEAVKAVDLARLTQEAWETEREKMIKTCTQCHAEQYARRQLEMGDTMLMKADRLLAEAIEVVAGLYKDGTIKKHDNYAFAYPDFLYFMRTGGGNLDQATFIEQVLFQMYMKHRMRTYQAHFHVNPDYAYWYGWAMMTKDLVEIKELAHTMRATHK
- a CDS encoding arsenate reductase ArsC, yielding MAEKIRILFLCTGNSCRSQMAEAWTRQLKGALINPYSAGILKHGLNPDAVTVMREAGIDISGYRSKTVSELPADLTFHYVITLCDNAAETCPFFPAETAVMHRGFDDPPQLARGAATTEERLAPYRRVRDEIKAFILTLPPALSTT
- a CDS encoding TRAP transporter substrate-binding protein, translating into MIRRRSLLFSTVLLLAMGMMVAVPGNALAKEKKIRLSYSIFFPPTHAQCKAGEAWAKEIEKRSGGKVEIIVYPGGTLTKAPQVYDGVVKGISDIGMSCFAYTRGRFPLLEGLDLPVGYPDGKTATRIATAITKKFNPQEIQDTKVLYVHAHGPGVLHMKKKPVQNLDDLKGMKIRSTGLSAKIIQSLGGLPVAMPQGDTYEALQKGTVDGTIGPIEVLKGWKQGEVVKYSTDIPAIGYTTSMFVVMNLNKWQALPDDIKQIFDDVSAEWVDIQGAAWDEADAAGRAYTLERGNQVDALTPDESKRWVDKVKPILDDYVAKTTAAGLPGDKVLAEIKTMLQ
- a CDS encoding TRAP transporter small permease; this encodes MQRIIYSIVRLMNYLAAASVMAMTLLTSADVVLRLFKHPILGTYELVGLLGALTIAFAIPATTLANGHVAVEFVVDKLPRRFQNLVTGGTHLVSIALFGLITWQSYIYARDLQSTGEVTLSLQLPFYPVVYAIAAACLLVCCILLLKLFHADRQGVVS
- a CDS encoding TRAP transporter large permease translates to MSPCVIGIIGLGALILLLFAGIPVGFAMAVVGFCGFVKLVNLDAALSLLAKDVFSTFSSYGLTVIPLFIFMGQVSFHAGISRRLYDTAYAFIGHFRGGLAMATIGACTAFGAICGSSPATAATMATVALPEMKRYQYDMELATGAVASGGSLGMLIPPSVVFIVYGIMTEQSIGKLFMAGIIPGLIIAALFCVAIAISCRRNPELGPPGPPATLQEKIRSLKGTGETLLLFSLVMGGLFVGFFTPTEAGAVGALCSLLVAAMGGKLTWKKLLTSLFETTRTACMVMIIVTGAVVFGHFLAVTRIPYDLAGWVAGLPLPRFLIMMVIILVYLLGGCFIDALALILLTVPIFYPVILSLNYDPIWFGVIIVLVTQMGVISPPVGINVYVVKGVAPDIPLTTIFRGVLPFLVALVLGTILLIGLPPLSLFLPGLMR
- a CDS encoding response regulator yields the protein MKKALIAVIEDEVDIREVLEYNLEREGYRVISAADGIHGLKLVLSEQPDLVLLDLMLPGLGGLDICRRLQANEETNAIPIIMVSARGEESDIVVGLKLGADDYIAKPFSPKELLARVEAVLRRGVLREGKELPERLQYQGLTIDLARHEILVDNLPATLTATEFKLLHFLASHPGRVFTRDHLLNHITGGNEFIIDRNIDVHIQSIRKKLADHRNYIETIRGVGYRFRDQKG
- a CDS encoding HAMP domain-containing protein, with the translated sequence MLRSRLLWKIYTVFAVAILLSAVIVGSLVIKHLKHDTHSDIQNSLQAQAALLAELATPYFGKFSDKRLLQQKVHALGGEIGTRLTVISPDGIVLADSEKNPQAMDNHGSRPEIMESRYHACGVALRLSDTLKTQMMYLARAVYANQELLGYVRSSLPLATINQQLARIRWLVASSIGLITVTALLLGFFLARHFIRPLTRMTEMAEAMAEGNFDGKLKIQRKDEVGRLAQSLNRMAVNSRQRLETINTDRHKLNAILASMTEGVVAVNQDKQIIHINDAAARLLAVDPATCFGRSIWEVSRRQPLCDILASDSTTLQETKTSMKISYGTRNQEIEIHAAPLKDGSGQPVGAMAVLHDVSELRHLETVRRDFVVNASHELKTPITAIRGLVETILDDFDHMSPEQQLLFLQKIRNQSVRLSAIVVDLMALSRFETRDDLMLTIPLDLADIATQAIKSLTPSAEEKELQLDLELAEIPLEFIGDEDAITQAVTNLLDNAIKYTPPHGHVWVRLRTFGNEAIIEVADNGIGIEPKDQQRIFERFYRVDKARSRELGGTGLGLAIVRHIAMVYRGRVEVESVPGRGSTFRLILPLAPENTGQK
- the phoU gene encoding phosphate signaling complex protein PhoU produces the protein MSKHLERELNYLNKELMSIAAMVENATEKALTALVERREELAREVIEEDYLINDKEVKIEEECLKILALHQPVAVDLRFVITVLKINNDLERVGDLAVNIAERAVYLAAKEMLTVTLNFPKMAAGVKEMLQGSLDALTSRDTDLARRVIAMDDAIDDANREMYLALRRLMRDNPATINRALHLVSASRHLERIADLATNIAEDVIYMVEGEVVRHKAANFLKLEDKE
- the pstC gene encoding phosphate ABC transporter permease subunit PstC, with the translated sequence MSSLLIFALLCLTATAYVLGRQRSLKAAKRAGGISKLHSRPSYYGTLVALWCGLPAFLLYGIWQAGESSIITRLVTASLPEHIRSLPANELGLLMNDVKNMVAGNIVSSHMNQEMLAAAEHYRSLLSISHATIAVLVLVLAITATLLVARCIKPTMRARNQVEKVMNLLLLASSTLAVFTTIGIVLSVLFEAIRFFRTIPVSDFLFGLTWSPQMAIRTDQVGSSGAFGAVPIFTGTLMIAGIAMMVAVPLGLMSAIYLSEYARPAARTVVKPLLEILAGIPTVVYGFFAALTVAPLVRGFGSRLGLDVSSESALVAGLVMGIMIIPFISSLSDDVINAVPQSLRDGAYALGATTSETIRQVVIPAALPGIVSGVLLAVSRAIGETMIVVMAAGLSANLTANPMQAVTTVTVQIVTLLVGDQEFDSPKTLAAFALGLVLFIITLVLNIIALQVVKKYREQYE